A window of the Desulforapulum autotrophicum HRM2 genome harbors these coding sequences:
- a CDS encoding nitrogenase component 1, giving the protein MKIAIYGKGGIGKSTISANLSAALAVSGKKVLQIGCDPKHDSTRLLLGGKRIVTALDYMKATPVALQRLDQVLHVGYGGIVCVEAGGPEPGVGCAGRGILSTFAMFDRLGLDMASFDVVLYDVLGDVVCGGFAVPLRRGFADRVYVVTSEEFMSIYAANNILKGVKNFDEGGHRLAGLILNSRGRKEDRRPVESFARNVNLPVKQVVPRSERFRRAEMLEKTLVEAFPDSLEAMIFHGLALDVLGNKTFYPARFLDEDSLDRLILHDKSPLSGDPGGDGEMPGGLDCPALCRDDQCENLDGAELPVKPFISPGGKPTVFLSKRVLSREPLHGCAFSGALATTTQIKDSVTVAHGPRSCTHIAGQAILSVGFRLFNQRHILLKNQVVPAVISSDMDESMVIYGGRDRLIETLEQAMKQCPRAVFLVTACPSGVIGDDPIAAVNEIRHRYPDVPVIPITSDGNLRGDYMQGVLNACMEGAGALVDKTVTPDPHCVNILAEKNIASNSESNFNTVAELLSGMGIHVNCRFVRNTSVAQLNHFLKAPLNLVAYIDYFGRLMADFIEERLGVPTASLPFPVGFTESAAWVREIAAFFEKQAAGEKLITGCHGHYRSMIKKYGPALGGQRLMIITYVQNVDWIVEAAFDLGMEVVKVCLLGHCQGPLFTTRYPGRFEVETDYNPAKRDKDVARLKPDLLLGNYTPGNLSLPVHVDMIPMCPDVGFYGGIAFAHRWATLIKAPIVEGWKTDGI; this is encoded by the coding sequence ATGAAAATAGCCATCTACGGAAAAGGCGGTATTGGGAAATCCACGATTTCAGCCAATCTTTCTGCAGCCCTTGCTGTTAGCGGCAAAAAAGTGCTGCAGATTGGATGTGATCCCAAGCACGATTCCACTCGCCTTCTTTTGGGTGGTAAACGGATTGTCACGGCCCTGGATTACATGAAGGCCACCCCCGTGGCCCTGCAACGCCTGGACCAGGTGCTCCATGTGGGGTATGGGGGCATTGTATGTGTTGAGGCGGGTGGGCCGGAGCCCGGTGTGGGGTGTGCCGGCCGGGGGATATTAAGCACCTTTGCCATGTTTGATCGCCTTGGGCTTGATATGGCTTCCTTTGATGTGGTGCTCTACGATGTGCTGGGGGATGTGGTGTGTGGTGGATTTGCCGTTCCCCTGAGAAGGGGGTTTGCCGACAGGGTCTATGTGGTGACCTCGGAAGAGTTCATGTCCATCTATGCGGCCAATAATATTCTCAAGGGGGTTAAAAATTTTGATGAAGGAGGCCATCGCCTGGCCGGATTGATCCTCAACAGCAGGGGCAGGAAAGAAGATCGGCGTCCTGTGGAGAGCTTTGCCCGAAATGTTAACCTTCCCGTGAAACAGGTGGTGCCCAGAAGCGAGCGATTCAGGCGGGCGGAAATGCTTGAAAAGACATTGGTGGAGGCATTCCCTGACTCTCTTGAGGCCATGATTTTCCATGGGCTTGCCCTGGATGTGCTGGGAAATAAGACCTTTTATCCGGCCCGGTTCCTTGATGAAGATTCCCTTGACCGATTGATTTTACACGACAAGTCCCCATTGTCCGGGGACCCTGGTGGCGATGGGGAGATGCCAGGAGGCCTTGACTGTCCGGCCCTTTGCCGGGACGATCAATGTGAAAACCTTGATGGGGCTGAACTGCCGGTAAAACCATTCATTTCTCCCGGGGGCAAACCCACGGTTTTTTTATCCAAAAGAGTGTTGAGCCGGGAACCCTTGCACGGGTGTGCCTTTTCCGGGGCCCTTGCCACCACCACCCAGATCAAGGACAGCGTCACCGTTGCCCATGGGCCCAGAAGCTGTACCCATATTGCCGGCCAGGCAATTTTGTCTGTGGGTTTCAGGCTTTTCAACCAGAGACATATCCTGCTGAAAAACCAGGTGGTTCCGGCCGTTATCTCTTCGGATATGGATGAATCCATGGTGATTTACGGGGGACGGGACCGTCTGATCGAAACCCTTGAGCAGGCCATGAAACAGTGTCCCCGTGCCGTGTTCCTGGTGACCGCGTGTCCTTCGGGGGTTATCGGGGATGATCCCATTGCGGCTGTAAACGAAATCCGGCATCGTTACCCGGATGTGCCGGTGATTCCCATAACCTCGGACGGCAATCTTCGGGGGGATTACATGCAGGGGGTGCTCAATGCCTGCATGGAGGGGGCTGGGGCATTGGTGGATAAAACTGTCACACCTGACCCCCATTGTGTGAATATCCTGGCGGAAAAAAATATCGCCTCTAATTCGGAGAGCAATTTCAACACCGTCGCTGAGCTTCTCAGTGGCATGGGCATTCATGTCAATTGCCGGTTTGTGAGAAACACCTCGGTGGCGCAATTGAATCATTTTTTAAAAGCACCGTTGAACCTGGTTGCCTATATTGACTATTTTGGTCGGCTCATGGCTGATTTTATTGAGGAGCGTCTGGGAGTGCCAACTGCGAGTCTGCCCTTTCCCGTGGGATTTACCGAAAGTGCTGCCTGGGTCAGGGAGATTGCCGCGTTCTTCGAAAAACAGGCTGCCGGTGAAAAGCTGATCACCGGCTGTCATGGGCACTACAGGTCAATGATCAAAAAATATGGACCTGCCCTTGGGGGGCAAAGGCTCATGATTATCACCTATGTTCAAAATGTGGACTGGATTGTGGAGGCGGCCTTTGATCTTGGCATGGAAGTGGTCAAGGTGTGTCTCCTGGGCCATTGCCAGGGCCCTCTTTTTACCACCCGGTACCCGGGCCGTTTTGAGGTGGAAACTGATTATAATCCAGCCAAAAGGGATAAGGATGTGGCACGGCTGAAACCGGACCTGCTCCTGGGAAACTATACGCCTGGTAACCTGTCCCTGCCCGTGCACGTGGATATGATTCCCATGTGTCCGGATGTGGGGTTTTACGGTGGAATAGCCTTTGCCCATCGCTGGGCCACTTTAATCAAAGCACCGATTGTTGAGGGTTGGAAAACTGATGGCATCTGA
- a CDS encoding nitrogenase component 1, giving the protein MASDCFEFAPDSFTGAIVAIEGIQNAAVLLNGPTGCKFYHGALSENQMPRANSLDPLYYSEAFYFGQPRVPVTFLDDYDYVFGATDKLEKILPVVADKGHGLIAVINSPGAALIGDDLLRFIKNADLAVPCIAIENTGFSQPLAWGFQQAVIAVLETIVPLQEPKKNKGSINLIGLSIFHHHWQGNVAEITTLLGACGIRVNACICAGCNLSDLEGLARAEVNVVVHGEYAQDLVPFMAQRFGMESLVPPMGAPVGFEATTSWIMTVCERLDVNSAPALGLIQGARQKSHAALNRFNALTGLPKGATFAVDADASLALPLVTWLYKYLGMVPVCVRVGHGVPELEQKIKTLLDEIHCTGVWQADLTQGAPDVVFGSGAVVVRHRLTGRPFTGIELSLPTSGYHHVIPKAYMGCQGALYLVERIINGLAGCL; this is encoded by the coding sequence ATGGCATCTGACTGTTTTGAGTTTGCACCGGACAGCTTTACCGGGGCCATTGTGGCCATTGAAGGTATCCAGAATGCGGCGGTATTGCTAAACGGCCCCACGGGATGTAAATTTTACCATGGTGCCCTGTCGGAAAATCAGATGCCCCGGGCGAATTCTCTGGATCCTCTCTATTATTCCGAGGCGTTCTATTTTGGTCAGCCCCGGGTGCCGGTAACCTTTCTGGACGATTATGATTATGTATTTGGCGCAACAGACAAGCTTGAGAAGATTCTGCCCGTGGTGGCCGACAAAGGGCATGGTCTTATTGCGGTGATCAATTCTCCAGGTGCGGCCCTGATTGGAGATGATCTGCTTCGGTTCATCAAAAACGCTGACCTGGCCGTACCCTGCATTGCCATTGAAAATACAGGGTTCTCCCAGCCCCTGGCATGGGGGTTTCAACAGGCGGTCATAGCTGTTCTGGAAACCATCGTGCCCCTTCAGGAGCCGAAAAAAAACAAAGGGTCAATCAATTTGATAGGGTTGTCCATCTTTCACCATCACTGGCAGGGAAATGTTGCGGAAATAACCACTCTTTTAGGGGCTTGTGGCATCAGGGTGAATGCCTGTATCTGTGCCGGTTGCAATTTATCTGACCTTGAAGGCCTTGCCCGTGCCGAGGTGAATGTGGTTGTCCATGGGGAGTATGCCCAGGACCTTGTGCCCTTTATGGCTCAGCGGTTCGGCATGGAAAGCCTTGTACCTCCCATGGGTGCACCCGTGGGGTTCGAGGCCACAACATCGTGGATAATGACTGTGTGCGAACGCCTTGATGTGAATTCCGCACCGGCCCTTGGGCTGATCCAAGGCGCCCGGCAGAAAAGCCATGCAGCGTTAAACCGGTTCAATGCCTTGACTGGATTGCCCAAGGGGGCCACTTTTGCCGTGGATGCCGATGCTTCACTGGCATTGCCCCTGGTGACATGGCTGTACAAATACCTTGGCATGGTGCCGGTTTGTGTCCGGGTGGGCCATGGAGTGCCCGAACTTGAACAAAAAATCAAAACCCTGCTTGATGAAATCCATTGTACAGGGGTGTGGCAGGCTGACCTTACCCAAGGGGCACCCGATGTGGTCTTTGGCAGTGGGGCTGTTGTTGTCCGGCATCGGTTGACGGGTCGGCCGTTTACCGGAATTGAACTTTCCCTGCCCACCAGCGGTTACCACCATGTGATTCCCAAGGCATATATGGGGTGCCAGGGAGCCCTTTATCTTGTTGAACGTATCATCAACGGCCTGGCCGGGTGTCTCTGA
- the msrB gene encoding peptide-methionine (R)-S-oxide reductase MsrB translates to MKTRMMMFLMIFTAVFIFGCLSFAEKQETKEVTMKTDTKSHMEKLDVATFAGGCFWCTESDFEQVKGVKDVVSGYTGGHKTDPTYSEVSGGTTGHTEAIQVYYDPGMVTYNELLAVFWRHINPTDPGGQFADRGSQYRPEIFYHNDNQKEEAMASKKALEASMVFDKPIATAITKFEKFYPAEDYHQDYYKKNSYRYKYYRWGSGRDAFLEKTWGKKAMEGKTMEIKEKNAMETASWSKPSDAEIKEKLTPMQYKVTRENGTERPFNNEYWDNKHQGIYVDIVSGEPLFSSTDKFVSGTGWPSFTKPLESEHVIEVTDKTLFMVRTEVRSRYGDSHLGHLFDDGPKPTGLRYCINSAALRFIPKENLEAEGYGRYLDLF, encoded by the coding sequence ATGAAAACAAGAATGATGATGTTCTTGATGATTTTTACTGCGGTATTTATTTTTGGATGTCTTTCGTTTGCTGAGAAACAGGAGACAAAGGAAGTGACTATGAAAACAGATACGAAATCCCATATGGAAAAATTGGACGTTGCCACCTTTGCCGGCGGGTGCTTCTGGTGCACAGAGTCTGATTTCGAGCAAGTCAAAGGGGTTAAGGATGTGGTGTCCGGATATACCGGAGGCCATAAAACAGATCCGACCTACAGCGAAGTGTCCGGGGGAACCACCGGCCATACAGAGGCCATACAGGTTTATTATGACCCCGGCATGGTAACTTACAATGAACTTTTAGCGGTATTCTGGCGGCACATCAACCCCACAGACCCCGGGGGGCAGTTTGCGGACAGAGGATCCCAGTACCGGCCGGAAATATTCTATCATAATGACAACCAGAAAGAAGAGGCCATGGCGTCAAAAAAAGCCCTGGAGGCATCCATGGTGTTTGACAAACCCATTGCCACGGCCATTACGAAATTTGAAAAATTTTACCCAGCAGAAGATTATCATCAGGATTATTATAAGAAAAATTCATACCGGTATAAATATTACCGTTGGGGTTCGGGCCGGGACGCGTTTTTAGAAAAGACGTGGGGGAAAAAAGCGATGGAGGGAAAAACAATGGAAATCAAAGAAAAAAACGCCATGGAAACAGCCTCCTGGTCAAAGCCAAGTGATGCTGAAATTAAAGAAAAACTGACCCCGATGCAGTACAAGGTTACCCGGGAAAACGGAACGGAGCGGCCTTTTAACAATGAATACTGGGACAATAAACACCAGGGGATTTATGTGGATATTGTGTCTGGAGAGCCCCTTTTCAGTTCCACAGACAAGTTTGTTTCAGGAACCGGGTGGCCAAGTTTCACAAAGCCCCTTGAATCTGAGCATGTTATAGAGGTGACTGATAAAACCCTGTTCATGGTTCGCACGGAAGTCCGAAGCAGGTATGGGGACTCCCATCTGGGGCATCTGTTTGATGACGGCCCAAAACCCACTGGACTTCGTTATTGCATTAATTCAGCAGCCTTAAGATTCATTCCCAAAGAAAATCTTGAGGCCGAAGGGTATGGCCGGTACCTTGATCTGTTTTAA
- a CDS encoding long-chain-fatty-acid--CoA ligase, whose product MQVPMTPARILKRAVKLYADKTAVVDGEIRLTYRMVQQRVNRVVHAIEDLGLEPDARIAVVDYNTHRYMELYFGASLSGRILSPLNIRLSEDEYAYILENSRAEAVIFHRDFKPIMERVSRRVSTVKHWFIAEGEASESWITNTYESLMDSASSESVTDKIVDENATLNLYYTSGTTGRPKGVELTHRNIYANALTTIISFKIDDATTWHHIAPLFHLADAFFIWSVTFQGGCHVMQRTFVPREVLATMARERVVAAMMVPTMINFLLDVPEIGNYDLSALEWIMVGGAPMSPANAERMMEKLGCRYVSGYGLTETTPLLTVGHLKSTLTDNPQKERLEFITRTGLEVIGVDLRVVDENGQDVPWDGVSVGEILVSGDNVMKGYWEMPLETEQAIQNGYFFTGDLACVDSEGYILIVDRAKDIIISGGENIGSVEVENAIYTHPDVLECAVIRMADERWGEVPKAVVVLRQNARVTEQELMDHTRKHLAGFKVPKKIVFVNELPKTGSGKILKVKLREKS is encoded by the coding sequence ATGCAAGTACCCATGACACCCGCTCGTATTCTCAAGCGAGCCGTCAAGCTTTATGCAGACAAGACTGCCGTTGTGGATGGTGAAATTCGCCTGACCTACAGGATGGTTCAACAGCGGGTAAACCGTGTGGTCCATGCCATTGAGGACCTTGGTCTTGAGCCGGACGCCCGGATCGCAGTGGTCGACTACAACACCCATCGCTACATGGAACTCTATTTTGGCGCCAGCCTGTCCGGGCGAATTCTTTCGCCCCTGAACATCAGGCTTTCCGAGGACGAGTATGCCTATATCCTTGAGAATTCCAGGGCTGAAGCAGTTATCTTTCATCGGGATTTCAAACCCATCATGGAACGGGTCAGCAGACGTGTTTCAACGGTAAAACACTGGTTTATCGCCGAAGGTGAAGCTTCGGAATCCTGGATCACCAACACCTATGAATCCCTCATGGATTCGGCAAGCTCCGAGTCTGTCACCGATAAAATTGTTGATGAAAACGCCACGCTTAATCTTTATTACACCAGCGGAACCACGGGCCGGCCCAAGGGGGTTGAGCTGACCCACAGAAACATCTACGCCAATGCCCTGACCACCATTATCAGTTTTAAGATTGACGATGCCACCACCTGGCACCATATTGCTCCCCTGTTTCACCTTGCCGATGCTTTTTTTATCTGGTCGGTCACCTTCCAGGGAGGGTGCCACGTGATGCAGCGAACCTTTGTCCCCCGTGAGGTACTTGCAACCATGGCAAGGGAACGGGTGGTTGCGGCCATGATGGTTCCCACCATGATCAATTTCCTTCTGGATGTGCCTGAAATAGGAAACTATGACCTTTCAGCCCTTGAATGGATAATGGTTGGCGGTGCACCCATGTCTCCTGCCAATGCAGAACGGATGATGGAGAAACTCGGGTGCCGTTACGTTTCAGGGTATGGCCTCACAGAAACCACCCCCCTTCTCACAGTGGGCCACTTGAAATCCACCTTGACCGATAATCCCCAGAAGGAACGTCTGGAATTCATAACAAGGACGGGCCTTGAAGTAATCGGTGTTGATCTCAGGGTGGTTGATGAAAACGGACAGGATGTCCCCTGGGATGGCGTCAGTGTGGGAGAGATTCTCGTGAGTGGAGACAATGTAATGAAGGGATACTGGGAAATGCCCCTTGAAACAGAGCAGGCCATTCAGAACGGCTATTTTTTCACCGGAGATCTTGCCTGTGTGGACAGTGAAGGCTATATCCTGATTGTGGACAGGGCAAAGGATATCATCATCTCCGGTGGTGAAAACATCGGCTCCGTGGAGGTGGAAAATGCCATATACACCCATCCCGATGTCCTGGAATGTGCTGTAATCAGAATGGCAGATGAACGCTGGGGAGAGGTTCCAAAAGCCGTGGTTGTTCTCCGCCAGAATGCCCGAGTCACAGAACAGGAACTCATGGATCACACCCGCAAGCACCTGGCAGGATTCAAGGTTCCCAAAAAGATAGTGTTTGTAAATGAACTTCCCAAAACGGGCTCCGGGAAAATACTGAAGGTTAAACTTCGGGAAAAAAGCTAA
- a CDS encoding sensor domain-containing diguanylate cyclase: MFFHGTHKELTESIEAIGAGFAIYEHIPGNDSFVLISCNNLYEELLGKAKNEAFGLNLMSIFPRYVERPITESFRLCKTEQVALEGEIMIEYKGEERYWRSIISPILETINGEFRIIQTCVEITEKKILERKLSLSMKRFEAVVQSAYDGIITIDANQNVKLINNAARQIFGYSAEEIIGGPLVHFLPQKFREKHVGYVEGFKNSRVDSRPMQTRAAVRGIRKDGREIPIEVTISKIRVEDSMEMTAVIRDISEKNKLMEELLIASREDSLTNLFNRRHFTEILSSEILRFKRFEHECCLLMLDIDHFKQINDTFGHEAGDKALKELAKTLTQTVRETDFVGRWGGGRIHGSFAGNQTFSRSKGRREDKNQHRSHGNFDRRR; encoded by the coding sequence ATGTTCTTTCATGGTACTCACAAGGAATTAACTGAGTCCATCGAAGCTATCGGTGCTGGTTTTGCCATTTATGAGCATATTCCAGGAAATGACAGTTTTGTTTTGATAAGTTGTAATAATCTTTACGAGGAACTTCTTGGTAAAGCCAAGAACGAGGCATTTGGTCTAAATCTGATGTCGATTTTTCCACGCTATGTTGAACGACCCATAACCGAAAGTTTCAGGCTCTGCAAAACAGAACAAGTGGCGCTTGAAGGAGAAATTATGATCGAATACAAGGGCGAAGAACGGTATTGGCGTTCGATCATTTCTCCAATTCTGGAAACAATAAATGGTGAGTTCAGAATTATCCAAACCTGTGTCGAGATAACTGAAAAGAAGATTCTGGAGCGAAAACTTTCGCTCAGCATGAAGCGTTTTGAGGCCGTTGTTCAATCAGCCTATGATGGAATCATCACCATTGATGCGAATCAAAATGTCAAACTCATTAACAACGCCGCCAGGCAGATCTTTGGCTACAGTGCTGAAGAAATCATAGGCGGGCCTTTGGTTCATTTCCTGCCCCAGAAGTTCAGGGAGAAGCATGTCGGATATGTTGAAGGGTTCAAGAACTCCCGGGTGGATTCCCGTCCCATGCAGACACGGGCTGCAGTGCGTGGCATCCGAAAGGACGGCAGGGAAATTCCAATTGAGGTGACGATATCAAAGATCCGCGTTGAAGACAGTATGGAAATGACTGCGGTAATTCGGGATATTTCAGAAAAGAACAAACTCATGGAAGAGTTGCTCATTGCGTCCCGTGAAGATTCTCTAACAAATCTTTTCAACAGAAGACATTTTACGGAGATTCTGAGCAGTGAAATCCTCAGGTTCAAACGATTTGAACATGAATGTTGTCTTTTAATGCTGGACATTGACCACTTCAAGCAAATAAACGATACATTTGGTCACGAGGCCGGAGACAAGGCCTTGAAAGAACTTGCAAAGACACTAACGCAGACAGTTCGTGAAACCGACTTTGTGGGTCGATGGGGGGGGGGAAGAATTCATGGTTCTTTTGCCGGAAACCAGACTTTCAGCCGCAGCAAAGGTCGCCGAGAAGATAAGAATCAACATCGGAGCCATGGAAATTTTGACCGACGAAGGTGA
- a CDS encoding GGDEF domain-containing protein produces the protein MVLLPETRLSAAAKVAEKIRINIGAMEILTDEGDMCFTVSIGVQEYNDDTLSLDEFVKRVDKCLYVAKGNGRNCVSDTMEHKTDRFI, from the coding sequence ATGGTTCTTTTGCCGGAAACCAGACTTTCAGCCGCAGCAAAGGTCGCCGAGAAGATAAGAATCAACATCGGAGCCATGGAAATTTTGACCGACGAAGGTGATATGTGTTTTACCGTGTCCATTGGCGTTCAGGAGTACAACGATGATACGCTCTCCCTGGACGAATTTGTAAAAAGAGTTGATAAGTGTCTGTATGTTGCCAAAGGGAACGGCAGAAATTGTGTTTCCGATACTATGGAACATAAAACCGACAGATTCATCTGA
- a CDS encoding carbohydrate-binding family 9-like protein, giving the protein MGNQPGHFPIAEVKIAYDDMAIHVMFRVQDRFVRAVAPEDQGKVWEDSCVEFFFTPGSDLSTGYFNLEMNCGGTMLFHFHPGTGKEKIVIPKRECTKIWRMHSLPTIVDPEIHEPVTWTLAYELPLAVLKKYCRVVMPGPRATWRANFYKCADKTSHPHWLTWSPVDFAKPNFHLPRYFGILEFQ; this is encoded by the coding sequence ATGGGTAATCAACCCGGTCATTTTCCTATAGCAGAGGTGAAGATTGCCTACGATGACATGGCCATTCACGTGATGTTCCGCGTTCAAGACCGATTTGTCAGGGCTGTTGCCCCGGAGGATCAGGGAAAGGTCTGGGAAGATAGCTGTGTTGAGTTTTTTTTTACGCCTGGTTCGGATCTGTCCACAGGCTATTTCAACCTTGAGATGAATTGCGGCGGTACCATGCTGTTCCATTTTCACCCGGGGACAGGCAAGGAGAAAATTGTAATTCCAAAGCGTGAATGCACCAAAATCTGGCGGATGCACTCATTGCCGACCATTGTTGATCCGGAAATTCATGAACCTGTCACCTGGACCCTTGCCTATGAACTCCCCCTGGCCGTGTTAAAAAAATACTGCCGGGTGGTCATGCCTGGGCCTAGGGCTACATGGCGGGCAAATTTTTACAAATGTGCTGACAAGACATCACATCCCCACTGGTTGACATGGTCGCCGGTTGATTTTGCAAAACCTAATTTTCATCTTCCCCGGTACTTTGGTATATTGGAATTCCAGTGA
- a CDS encoding dihydrofolate reductase family protein: MKVILVMAMTLDGKIARDSNHSADWTGKDDKKKFVEITKRAGAMIMGSKTFDTIGRALPGRKNIVMTRNRSRKSDGNLIFTDQPPDLILKGLDREGFSEVALIGGTQINSLFAQANLIDEIFVTVVPIFFGRGLSLFDCEMDNQLELLGTEIISDQSLVLRYRVKKK; this comes from the coding sequence ATGAAGGTAATCTTGGTCATGGCAATGACCCTTGACGGGAAAATAGCAAGGGATTCCAATCATTCGGCCGACTGGACTGGGAAGGACGATAAGAAAAAATTTGTCGAGATAACCAAAAGGGCCGGAGCCATGATCATGGGATCTAAAACCTTTGACACTATTGGAAGGGCCTTGCCGGGTCGGAAAAATATTGTCATGACCCGGAACCGGTCACGGAAAAGCGATGGGAATCTTATCTTTACGGATCAACCACCGGATTTGATCTTAAAGGGGCTTGACCGGGAGGGATTTAGCGAGGTTGCCCTCATCGGTGGTACCCAGATCAATTCGTTGTTTGCCCAGGCAAATCTCATTGACGAGATTTTTGTTACCGTGGTTCCGATTTTTTTTGGCAGGGGTCTTTCCCTGTTTGACTGTGAGATGGATAACCAGCTTGAGCTTCTCGGAACAGAGATCATTTCTGACCAATCCCTGGTGTTGAGGTATCGGGTCAAGAAAAAGTGA
- a CDS encoding sulfide/dihydroorotate dehydrogenase-like FAD/NAD-binding protein — protein sequence MFKIVNREEMAQGTIILNEIEAPRIARKAKPGQFVIIQSHEKGERIPLTMADVDPDKGTITIIYMVVGKSTASFSKMAVGAEYFAVIGPLGKATHIEKRGKVVCVGGGTGIAVLHPITRALKEVGNHVTTILGSRNKDLLILEDKMKKASDVLHICTDDGSKGHHGFVTDVLKDVLAKDDISLVVAIGPVPMMKFVSSITKEKGVETLVSLNPIMVDGTGMCGGCRVSVGGETKFACVDGPEFDGHKVDYDELSKRLRAYQEDEKKSLEQFEKKA from the coding sequence ATGTTTAAGATAGTGAATCGTGAAGAGATGGCCCAGGGCACCATCATACTTAACGAGATTGAGGCACCGCGTATTGCCCGAAAGGCTAAACCAGGTCAATTTGTCATTATCCAATCCCATGAAAAGGGAGAAAGAATTCCCCTGACCATGGCCGATGTGGATCCAGACAAGGGAACCATCACCATTATTTATATGGTGGTGGGTAAATCCACGGCTTCGTTTAGCAAAATGGCAGTCGGAGCTGAATATTTTGCCGTGATCGGTCCCCTGGGCAAGGCAACCCATATTGAGAAAAGGGGCAAAGTGGTTTGTGTGGGCGGTGGAACCGGCATTGCCGTTCTCCATCCCATTACCCGGGCCTTGAAAGAGGTGGGTAACCATGTGACCACTATCCTTGGCTCCAGGAACAAGGATCTTCTTATCCTTGAAGACAAGATGAAAAAGGCATCCGACGTCCTCCACATCTGTACGGATGACGGGTCCAAAGGCCATCACGGCTTTGTGACTGATGTGTTAAAAGATGTCCTTGCAAAGGATGATATCAGTCTGGTGGTGGCAATCGGACCCGTACCCATGATGAAATTTGTCTCGTCCATTACAAAAGAAAAGGGAGTCGAAACCCTGGTCAGTCTCAATCCCATCATGGTGGACGGAACAGGCATGTGCGGTGGTTGTCGTGTCTCAGTTGGTGGTGAGACCAAGTTTGCCTGTGTTGACGGCCCTGAGTTTGACGGGCATAAGGTCGATTATGATGAGCTCTCCAAACGTCTCCGGGCCTACCAGGAAGATGAAAAAAAGAGCCTAGAACAATTTGAAAAAAAAGCGTAG